The proteins below are encoded in one region of Peribacillus muralis:
- a CDS encoding glycosyltransferase, with translation MDILFLGGVFAKDKEEEIYKKSNGTVQAAANALQWNIIEGLDSWNITPIKIINSIFVGSFPNRYKDIYIKSRHWSHTNGANDKDVGFLNLFGVKHMWKAKALSIQILKWAETKNDEKKVIIIYSMHTPFIYAAIKAKQVNPNVHICLICPDLPEYMNPGGKDNKLLSILKSMDKYFMNRFLKMVDSFVFLTKYMEERIAVGTKPWIVMEGIVNTSELIVKQNDEFKKSNEKVVLYTGTLNKAYGIMDLLESFNIITDPSIHLWICGAGDAQVEVEKSSAYDERIKYFGQVSRNTAMKLQSEANLLINPRNNEGEYTKFSFPSKTMEYLLSGTPVLIYKLQGIPEEYYSYIFTIEGIGPIGIASSIERVLKNGRRELKLHGMKARNFVINEKNNKIQAKRIIDLVNEIKTDKVL, from the coding sequence ATGGATATACTTTTTTTAGGAGGAGTATTTGCAAAAGATAAAGAAGAGGAAATTTACAAAAAGAGTAATGGAACAGTTCAAGCTGCAGCAAATGCATTACAATGGAATATTATAGAGGGGTTAGACTCTTGGAATATAACCCCTATTAAAATAATAAATTCTATTTTTGTGGGATCATTCCCTAATCGTTATAAAGATATTTATATAAAATCAAGACATTGGAGCCATACTAATGGTGCAAACGACAAAGATGTAGGTTTCCTTAATTTGTTTGGAGTAAAGCATATGTGGAAAGCTAAAGCTTTAAGCATACAAATATTAAAATGGGCTGAAACTAAAAATGATGAGAAAAAGGTTATAATTATATACTCAATGCACACTCCTTTCATATATGCAGCTATAAAAGCGAAGCAAGTAAATCCAAATGTACATATTTGTCTTATATGTCCTGATTTACCAGAATACATGAATCCAGGAGGAAAGGATAACAAGTTGTTAAGTATACTTAAGTCCATGGATAAATATTTCATGAATCGGTTTTTAAAAATGGTTGATTCATTTGTGTTTTTAACCAAGTATATGGAAGAAAGAATCGCTGTAGGAACTAAACCTTGGATTGTTATGGAAGGGATAGTTAATACTAGTGAGTTAATAGTAAAACAAAACGATGAGTTTAAAAAAAGTAATGAAAAAGTAGTGTTATATACGGGGACGCTAAACAAAGCTTACGGTATAATGGACCTTTTAGAGTCATTTAATATAATAACTGATCCTTCTATTCATCTTTGGATTTGTGGGGCAGGTGATGCCCAAGTAGAAGTGGAAAAATCATCTGCGTATGATGAGAGAATTAAGTACTTTGGTCAGGTATCTCGAAATACTGCAATGAAGCTTCAAAGTGAAGCTAATCTTTTAATTAACCCACGTAACAATGAGGGAGAGTATACTAAATTTTCATTTCCATCAAAAACTATGGAATATTTGCTTTCAGGTACTCCCGTGTTAATTTATAAATTACAAGGTATTCCTGAAGAGTATTATAGTTATATATTTACAATTGAAGGGATAGGACCAATAGGTATAGCTTCTAGTATAGAAAGAGTTTTAAAAAATGGTAGAAGAGAATTAAAACTTCATGGTATGAAAGCTCGAAATTTTGTAATAAATGAAAAAAATAATAAAATTCAAGCTAAAAGAATAATTGATTTAGTGAATGAAATTAAAACGGATAAGGTCTTGTGA
- the wecB gene encoding non-hydrolyzing UDP-N-acetylglucosamine 2-epimerase translates to MEKMKVMTIVGTRPEIIRLSEVIKACDKYFKHILVHTGQNWDYSLNDIFFDELGLKQPNHYLGVVGEDLGETMGNIIAASYKILKQEQPDALLILGDTNSCLSAVAAKRLKIPIFHMEAGNRCFDQNVPEEINRKIVDHISDINLAYTEHSRRYLLSEGIRKEHVFVTGSPMTEVLNKNMNSIKNSAVLEELNLEKGEYILISAHREENIDNEKNFLSLMNAINNIAEKYQLPVIYSTHPRSWKKIEERGFKFHPLVRQLQPFGFFDYNQLQHNAFTVLSDSGTLSEESAILNFPGVLIRTSTERPEVLDKGTVVIGGITEKDIVLGVELSRAMWENEEITYLANDYQDENVSVKVIKILQSYVKIIDKVVWRKE, encoded by the coding sequence ATGGAAAAAATGAAAGTAATGACTATAGTAGGAACAAGACCAGAGATTATTAGGCTATCAGAAGTAATTAAAGCTTGCGATAAATACTTTAAACATATTTTGGTACACACAGGACAAAATTGGGATTATAGTCTTAATGATATCTTTTTTGATGAATTAGGATTAAAACAGCCAAATCATTATTTAGGAGTGGTTGGTGAAGATCTTGGTGAAACCATGGGGAATATTATCGCTGCTTCCTACAAAATTCTAAAACAAGAGCAACCTGATGCGCTATTGATTTTAGGGGATACAAATAGCTGTTTAAGTGCAGTTGCGGCAAAACGCTTAAAAATACCTATTTTTCATATGGAAGCTGGTAATCGTTGCTTTGACCAAAATGTACCAGAAGAAATAAATAGAAAAATTGTGGATCATATATCTGATATCAATTTGGCCTATACGGAACATAGTCGTCGCTACTTATTATCAGAAGGTATTAGAAAAGAACATGTTTTTGTAACAGGATCCCCAATGACAGAAGTTCTAAATAAAAATATGAATAGTATTAAAAATAGTGCAGTGCTAGAAGAATTAAATCTTGAAAAAGGTGAATATATCCTTATTTCGGCACATCGTGAAGAAAATATTGATAACGAAAAAAATTTTTTATCATTAATGAATGCTATTAACAATATTGCAGAAAAATATCAATTACCTGTTATTTATTCAACTCACCCACGTAGCTGGAAAAAAATTGAGGAAAGAGGTTTCAAATTCCATCCACTCGTCCGTCAATTACAACCTTTCGGATTTTTTGACTACAACCAGCTGCAGCATAATGCTTTCACAGTATTATCAGACAGCGGAACACTTTCAGAGGAATCTGCTATTCTAAACTTCCCAGGTGTTTTAATAAGGACATCAACAGAACGTCCTGAAGTTCTTGATAAAGGAACTGTGGTAATCGGTGGTATTACAGAAAAAGATATTGTGCTAGGTGTAGAATTGAGCAGAGCAATGTGGGAGAACGAGGAAATAACATATCTTGCGAATGATTATCAGGATGAAAATGTGTCGGTTAAGGTTATTAAGATTTTGCAAAGTTATGTAAAGATAATAGATAAAGTAGTATGGAGAAAAGAATAA
- a CDS encoding polysaccharide biosynthesis C-terminal domain-containing protein has translation MKILVTGANGFVGQNLIEELKNKGYEDIFKVTRETEPTLLDTYAKECDFVFHLAGVNRPDDEKEFIQGNFHFTLELLELLKKHNNKSPVLITSSIQAGKDNPYGISKKAGEDVLFEYSNQTGAEAFVYRLSNLFGKWSKPNYNTVVATYCHNISRNIDIQINNYDAELTLCYIDDVLEEFINALEGNPTKENLYCYVKTTHTIKLGELAERIKSFKESRVELSIPNMEDVLTKKLYSTYLSFLPEDSFSYDLKMNCDNRGSFTEFIRTPERGQVSVNVSKPGITKGNHWHHTKNEKFLVVSGEGLIRFRKIDSEEIIEYRVSGEKLQVVDIPTGYTHSIVNVGENDLVTVMWVNECFDSEKPDTIYLEV, from the coding sequence GTGAAAATACTCGTTACAGGAGCAAATGGATTTGTAGGCCAAAACTTAATTGAGGAATTAAAAAATAAAGGCTATGAAGATATTTTCAAGGTTACTAGAGAAACTGAACCGACTTTATTGGATACTTATGCTAAAGAATGTGATTTTGTTTTTCATTTGGCGGGAGTAAACCGTCCTGACGATGAAAAAGAATTTATTCAAGGTAACTTCCACTTTACGCTCGAGTTACTTGAGCTATTAAAAAAACATAATAATAAATCGCCTGTGCTTATTACCTCGTCTATACAGGCTGGAAAAGATAACCCATATGGTATAAGCAAAAAAGCTGGTGAGGATGTTCTGTTTGAATATAGTAATCAAACAGGAGCTGAGGCATTTGTATACAGACTTTCTAATTTATTTGGAAAGTGGAGTAAACCTAATTACAATACAGTTGTGGCGACTTATTGCCATAATATCTCTAGAAATATAGATATTCAAATTAATAATTATGATGCCGAATTAACGCTCTGTTATATTGATGATGTACTAGAAGAATTTATAAACGCTTTGGAAGGGAATCCTACTAAAGAAAATCTATATTGCTACGTGAAAACAACACATACGATTAAATTAGGGGAATTAGCTGAACGTATAAAAAGCTTTAAAGAGAGTAGAGTGGAGTTAAGCATTCCTAATATGGAAGACGTCTTAACAAAGAAGCTTTACAGTACATATTTAAGCTTTTTACCAGAAGACAGCTTTTCCTATGATTTGAAAATGAATTGTGATAACAGAGGTTCTTTCACAGAATTTATTAGAACACCTGAAAGAGGGCAAGTGTCGGTAAATGTATCAAAACCTGGTATTACCAAAGGAAACCACTGGCATCATACTAAAAATGAAAAATTTTTAGTAGTAAGTGGAGAAGGTCTTATTAGATTCAGAAAAATAGATTCAGAAGAAATTATTGAATATAGAGTAAGCGGAGAAAAGTTACAAGTTGTAGATATTCCTACTGGCTATACACATTCTATTGTAAATGTAGGAGAAAATGATCTTGTAACAGTAATGTGGGTTAATGAATGCTTTGATTCAGAAAAACCCGATACAATATATTTGGAGGTATAA
- a CDS encoding polysaccharide biosynthesis protein, translating into MFKDKTLLITGGTGSFGNAVMNRFLDTDIKEIRIFSRDEKKQDDMRKKYNNDKLKFYLGDVRDLASVKNAMHGVDYVFHAAALKQVPSCEFFPLEAVKTNILGTDNVLTAAIDFGVKKVICLSTDKAAYPINAMGISKAMMEKVFVAKAKTVDPEKTLICGTRYGNVMASRGSVIPLFIEQIKSGQSLTITDPNMTRYLMSLEEAVELVIFAFQNAAAGDIMVQKAPASYIGDLAQAIKELFKADNEIKVIGTRHGEKLYETLLTREEYVVSEDLGGFFRVPADKRDLNYDKYFAEGDKKLSTEEEYNSHNTQILSIEQIKEKLIELEYVQNELKGMKVLSS; encoded by the coding sequence ATGTTTAAAGATAAAACGTTATTAATAACTGGAGGAACTGGCTCATTTGGTAATGCCGTAATGAATAGATTTCTAGATACTGATATAAAAGAAATTCGTATTTTCTCTCGTGATGAAAAAAAACAAGATGATATGAGAAAGAAATATAATAACGATAAGCTTAAGTTTTATCTTGGGGATGTTAGAGATTTGGCTAGTGTTAAAAATGCTATGCACGGGGTGGATTATGTTTTCCATGCTGCTGCCTTAAAACAAGTTCCATCTTGTGAGTTTTTCCCGTTAGAAGCCGTGAAAACTAACATTTTAGGGACGGATAATGTTTTAACAGCGGCTATAGATTTCGGAGTCAAAAAGGTAATTTGTCTTTCAACAGATAAAGCAGCTTACCCAATAAATGCCATGGGGATTTCTAAAGCCATGATGGAAAAAGTTTTTGTTGCTAAAGCAAAAACTGTTGATCCAGAAAAAACGCTTATTTGTGGAACTAGATATGGTAATGTAATGGCCTCACGTGGATCTGTTATACCATTATTTATTGAACAAATTAAAAGTGGTCAGTCTTTAACCATTACGGATCCTAATATGACTAGATATCTCATGAGTCTTGAAGAAGCAGTAGAGCTGGTTATCTTTGCGTTCCAAAATGCAGCAGCTGGAGACATTATGGTACAGAAAGCACCTGCAAGTTACATTGGAGACTTGGCTCAGGCGATTAAAGAATTATTCAAGGCAGATAATGAAATTAAAGTTATTGGTACAAGGCACGGAGAAAAATTATACGAAACTCTGCTTACAAGAGAAGAATATGTAGTATCAGAAGATCTAGGTGGTTTCTTCCGGGTTCCAGCAGATAAAAGAGATTTAAATTATGATAAATATTTCGCAGAAGGTGATAAAAAGCTATCTACGGAAGAAGAATATAACTCTCATAATACCCAAATCTTAAGTATCGAACAGATTAAAGAAAAACTAATTGAATTAGAATATGTTCAAAATGAACTTAAGGGTATGAAGGTACTTTCTTCATAA
- a CDS encoding glycosyltransferase family 4 protein, translating to MNVLFLTLSNMENVDQRGIYTDLVRELSHRGINVYVVAPREKRTDLPTEFSTNNNINVLKVRTGNITKTNFIEKGISTLVIEKQYLKAVKKYFKDIHFDMVMYSTPPITFEKVVQYFKEKHKSKTYLVLKDIFPQNAVDINVIKEGSLLWKHFRNKEKRLYEMSDIIGCMSKGNMDYVLKHNPFIQKRKVEIFPNSISPIERFERENKNKELFSKFNIPNESTLFVYGGNLGKPQGIEFLLEVADNFHKISNGHLLIVGSGTEYVKIKKHIEQKKTKSVSLFNKLPKDEYDQLLEIADVGLIFLDRRFTIPNFPSRLTAYMEYSLPVLAATDKNTDLKDVLKESESGLWSESFNVNTFIGNANKLSKDERLRCQMGLNGRKYLEDNFDIKKTVDIIIKHL from the coding sequence TTGAACGTATTATTTTTAACGTTATCAAATATGGAAAATGTAGATCAAAGAGGCATCTATACTGATCTTGTAAGGGAACTCTCTCATAGAGGAATAAATGTATATGTAGTTGCACCTAGAGAAAAGAGAACTGACTTACCTACAGAGTTTTCTACGAATAATAATATAAATGTCTTAAAAGTTAGGACAGGAAATATTACAAAAACAAACTTTATTGAAAAAGGTATATCAACACTTGTTATAGAAAAGCAATATCTAAAAGCGGTAAAAAAATATTTTAAAGATATTCACTTTGATATGGTTATGTACTCCACTCCACCTATAACCTTTGAAAAAGTTGTTCAATATTTTAAAGAAAAGCATAAAAGTAAAACTTATCTTGTTCTAAAAGATATTTTTCCGCAAAATGCAGTAGATATAAATGTAATAAAGGAAGGGAGCCTTTTATGGAAACATTTTAGAAATAAAGAAAAAAGATTGTATGAAATGTCAGATATAATTGGCTGCATGTCAAAAGGGAACATGGATTATGTATTAAAACATAATCCTTTTATTCAAAAAAGAAAAGTGGAAATTTTTCCTAATTCAATAAGCCCGATTGAGAGATTTGAAAGGGAAAATAAAAATAAAGAACTCTTTAGTAAATTTAACATACCTAATGAATCAACCTTATTTGTATATGGAGGAAATTTAGGGAAACCACAAGGAATAGAATTTTTATTAGAAGTAGCAGATAATTTTCATAAAATTAGTAATGGTCATCTGTTAATTGTAGGGTCAGGTACTGAGTATGTAAAAATAAAAAAGCATATAGAACAGAAAAAAACTAAAAGCGTAAGTTTATTTAATAAACTACCTAAGGATGAATATGACCAATTACTGGAGATAGCTGATGTGGGATTAATATTTTTAGACAGAAGATTTACTATCCCAAACTTCCCTTCCAGATTAACTGCCTATATGGAGTATTCCCTTCCTGTATTAGCAGCAACTGATAAAAATACAGACTTAAAAGATGTACTAAAGGAATCAGAAAGTGGACTATGGTCAGAAAGTTTTAATGTAAATACCTTTATTGGTAACGCAAATAAACTTTCAAAAGACGAAAGATTAAGGTGTCAAATGGGTCTTAATGGAAGGAAGTATTTAGAAGATAACTTTGATATAAAAAAGACAGTAGATATAATAATAAAGCATTTATAA
- a CDS encoding LegC family aminotransferase produces MVNKTIPLSVPNLSIDILENVKETIETGWVSTGGRFIQEFESKIAKYVGVDKAIACQSGTAGLHLALRVLGIEHGDEVIVPTVTFVAAVNPVKYMGAEPIFMDCDKNLNMDMNKLEEFLENECHYIDGKVINKKTSKVIKAIIAVHVFGNPLQMEKLIEIKKKYNLKLIEDATEALGSYYLNGKYAGRHCGTIGDIGVYSFNANKILTTGGGGMVVSHNLELLDKIAFLSVQAKTDPLYFIHDEVGFNYRMTNIQAAFGTDQIDRIESFIETKIKNYNLYRISIESIEGLTLLSFRNDTRANHWFYSVLVDKEKFGMDRDELLIKLNENKIQTRPLWGLMHKQKPYTENQRYKIEEAEFYERNLLNIPCSSNLVEKDVRIVLSSLKSYNVSLTKSSR; encoded by the coding sequence ATGGTTAACAAAACAATACCTCTTTCAGTACCAAACCTCTCTATAGATATCCTGGAAAATGTAAAAGAAACTATTGAAACTGGATGGGTATCTACTGGAGGAAGATTCATTCAAGAATTTGAAAGTAAAATAGCTAAATATGTTGGTGTAGATAAAGCTATCGCTTGTCAAAGTGGTACAGCAGGTTTACATCTTGCATTGAGAGTTCTTGGAATTGAACATGGAGATGAAGTTATTGTCCCTACAGTAACATTTGTTGCTGCAGTAAATCCTGTTAAATATATGGGGGCAGAACCCATATTTATGGACTGTGACAAAAATCTAAATATGGATATGAATAAACTCGAAGAATTTTTAGAAAATGAATGCCATTATATAGATGGAAAGGTTATTAATAAAAAAACAAGTAAAGTAATTAAGGCAATAATTGCTGTACATGTATTTGGTAATCCTCTTCAAATGGAAAAGCTCATTGAGATAAAAAAGAAATATAACTTAAAACTTATCGAGGATGCTACAGAAGCTCTAGGATCTTATTATCTAAATGGAAAATATGCAGGTAGACATTGTGGAACCATTGGGGATATCGGAGTATATTCTTTTAACGCTAATAAGATTCTTACAACTGGTGGTGGGGGGATGGTAGTTTCTCACAACCTGGAGTTATTAGATAAAATAGCCTTTTTATCTGTCCAAGCAAAAACAGACCCACTATATTTTATCCATGATGAAGTAGGTTTCAACTATCGTATGACAAACATCCAAGCGGCCTTTGGGACGGATCAAATAGATAGAATTGAGAGTTTCATTGAGACAAAGATAAAGAACTATAATCTTTATAGAATTTCTATAGAAAGTATTGAAGGTTTAACTTTATTATCATTTAGAAATGATACTAGGGCTAATCATTGGTTTTATTCAGTATTAGTTGATAAAGAAAAGTTTGGTATGGATAGAGATGAACTTCTAATTAAGCTAAATGAAAATAAAATTCAGACAAGGCCTTTATGGGGTTTAATGCATAAACAAAAACCTTACACGGAAAACCAAAGATATAAAATCGAGGAAGCAGAGTTTTATGAGAGAAATCTTTTGAATATCCCTTGTAGTAGTAATTTAGTTGAAAAAGATGTTCGTATAGTGTTAAGTTCTCTCAAAAGTTATAATGTTAGCCTAACAAAATCTAGTAGGTGA
- a CDS encoding acetyltransferase, giving the protein MANLLIFGAGGHGKVVSEIALLSNYWRNIAFLDDRDDLKEVLNISIIGKLNDYNYFKQNFQYAFVAIGNNKLRLKWIELLSKEGFIMVTLIHPYSSISKSSNIGEGTVVMAGSVINADTRIGRGCIINTSSSIDHDCILKDGVHISPGVNLGGTVTIDECSWAGIGSSVINNIIIGSNVVLAAGAVVIKNIPDNVMAAGVPAIIKKGSE; this is encoded by the coding sequence ATGGCGAATTTATTAATATTTGGTGCTGGAGGTCATGGGAAAGTGGTTTCCGAAATAGCATTACTCTCCAATTATTGGAGAAATATAGCTTTTCTTGACGATAGAGATGATTTAAAGGAAGTTTTAAATATATCAATAATCGGTAAATTAAATGATTATAATTATTTTAAACAAAACTTTCAATATGCCTTTGTTGCCATAGGAAATAATAAATTAAGGCTTAAATGGATTGAGCTATTGTCAAAAGAAGGATTTATTATGGTTACATTAATTCATCCCTATAGCTCAATAAGTAAATCAAGCAATATAGGCGAAGGCACTGTTGTGATGGCAGGGTCTGTGATAAATGCGGATACACGTATTGGAAGGGGTTGTATCATAAATACTTCTTCTAGCATCGATCACGACTGTATTCTTAAAGATGGTGTACATATATCACCTGGTGTGAATCTTGGTGGAACCGTAACTATAGATGAGTGTTCATGGGCTGGAATAGGTTCAAGTGTGATCAATAATATAATTATAGGAAGTAATGTAGTATTGGCTGCCGGTGCGGTTGTTATTAAAAATATTCCTGATAATGTTATGGCGGCAGGAGTTCCAGCAATAATAAAAAAAGGGTCGGAGTGA
- a CDS encoding sugar transferase gives MKPYLVLKRILDFFFSMILLIIASPIMFLASIAIKLESKGPSLFKQERPGKNAEIFTVYKFRTMKIETQREGRSLTDMERMTKIGSFLRKTSVDELPQLFNILRGEMSFIGPRPLLVSYLKHYSHEQMRRHEITPGISGWAQVNGRNTLSWEEKFKLDLWYVDNISLCLDLRILWLTLYNVLNRKDINNSQGNTMPFFTGNKETQKQNNM, from the coding sequence ATGAAACCGTATTTAGTTCTTAAGAGAATATTAGATTTCTTTTTTTCAATGATTTTATTAATAATAGCATCGCCAATTATGTTTTTAGCAAGTATAGCTATAAAATTGGAATCAAAAGGACCATCACTTTTCAAACAAGAACGACCTGGAAAAAACGCAGAAATTTTTACAGTTTATAAATTCAGGACAATGAAAATTGAAACTCAGAGAGAGGGGCGCTCACTTACAGATATGGAGAGAATGACAAAGATTGGTTCATTTTTACGTAAGACTAGTGTAGATGAACTGCCTCAACTCTTCAATATACTTCGTGGTGAGATGAGTTTTATAGGTCCTAGACCGTTGCTTGTCAGTTACTTAAAACATTACTCTCATGAACAAATGAGAAGACATGAGATTACTCCTGGAATATCAGGGTGGGCTCAGGTGAATGGAAGAAATACACTCAGTTGGGAAGAAAAATTTAAACTTGACCTTTGGTACGTAGATAACATTAGTCTTTGTCTCGATTTAAGGATACTTTGGCTAACTTTATATAATGTCTTGAATAGAAAAGATATTAATAATTCTCAAGGCAATACAATGCCATTCTTTACAGGAAACAAGGAAACACAAAAGCAGAACAATATGTAA
- a CDS encoding UDP-glucose dehydrogenase family protein: protein MKIAVVGTGYVGLVTGVCLADIGHKVQCIDIDSEKVEKMRLGFSPIYEPGLEELMVKNIAEKRLFFTTNHKEGFMDADAIYIAVGTPENDDGSANLLYVERVAKDIAENVNSDVVVVTKSTVPVGTNDRINEIIQNNLVNNVTIHVVSNPEFLREGSAIFDTFNGDRIVIGADHEPAGKLIEEINKPFDISVFKTDLRSAEMIKYASNAFLATKISFINEISNICERIGANVEDVALGMGQDSRIGNQFLNAGIGYGGSCFPKDTKALIQISGNAGYEFELLKGVVHVNQNQQNLLLYKLNQRFDSIAGMKIAVLGLAFKPNTDDMREAPSIVVTKRLIEQGAELIAYDPAAIENAKKLLSSEIIYVNSVEDALKGSDLALILTEWSKIKEFPLENYKKLMKEAIVFDGRNCYELSNVKEHEIEYYSIGRPNVKKQKVLVEK, encoded by the coding sequence TTGAAAATTGCAGTTGTTGGAACGGGTTATGTCGGGTTAGTAACGGGAGTATGTTTAGCTGATATTGGTCATAAGGTGCAATGTATTGATATTGACAGTGAAAAAGTCGAGAAGATGCGTTTGGGGTTTTCTCCTATTTACGAACCTGGTTTAGAAGAACTGATGGTGAAAAATATAGCAGAAAAACGTTTGTTTTTTACCACTAATCATAAGGAAGGCTTCATGGATGCTGATGCGATATATATTGCTGTTGGAACCCCAGAAAATGATGATGGTTCGGCAAATCTATTATATGTAGAGCGGGTTGCTAAAGATATCGCGGAAAATGTTAATTCAGATGTTGTTGTTGTTACAAAGAGCACAGTCCCAGTAGGGACGAATGATAGAATAAATGAAATTATTCAAAACAACTTAGTGAATAATGTTACAATTCATGTTGTTTCTAATCCAGAGTTCTTACGAGAAGGGTCAGCAATTTTTGATACGTTTAATGGTGATCGAATTGTTATTGGAGCTGACCATGAGCCAGCCGGAAAGTTAATAGAAGAGATTAACAAGCCGTTTGATATTTCTGTATTTAAAACTGATTTACGAAGTGCAGAGATGATTAAATATGCTTCAAATGCATTTTTAGCTACGAAAATTAGTTTTATTAATGAAATTTCAAATATTTGTGAACGTATTGGAGCTAATGTTGAAGATGTAGCTTTAGGAATGGGGCAGGATAGTAGAATTGGCAATCAGTTTTTGAATGCTGGTATTGGGTATGGGGGGTCTTGTTTCCCAAAAGATACGAAGGCTTTAATTCAAATTTCTGGTAATGCTGGATATGAGTTTGAGCTTTTAAAGGGAGTTGTGCATGTTAATCAAAATCAGCAAAATCTACTTTTATATAAGTTGAATCAACGGTTTGATAGTATTGCTGGGATGAAAATTGCTGTGTTAGGTCTTGCATTTAAACCTAATACGGATGATATGAGAGAGGCTCCTTCGATTGTTGTTACTAAAAGATTAATTGAACAGGGGGCTGAATTAATTGCGTATGATCCAGCTGCGATTGAAAATGCTAAGAAGCTATTATCAAGTGAAATTATTTATGTTAATTCTGTTGAGGATGCGCTAAAGGGTTCTGATTTAGCATTAATTCTTACTGAGTGGAGTAAAATAAAAGAATTTCCTTTGGAAAACTACAAAAAATTAATGAAAGAAGCAATTGTTTTTGATGGTCGTAACTGTTACGAGTTAAGTAATGTCAAAGAACATGAAATTGAATATTATTCAATAGGGCGTCCAAATGTAAAAAAACAAAAAGTATTGGTGGAAAAATAA